CCGTGCTCCCGATCGAGCACGTGACCGTGTGGTTCCGCGGCTGCGGCATCGACCTGGAGACGGCGGTGCGGGAGGCCGACATCGTCAGCTGCGCCACCCTCGCCACCGAACCGGTCGTGAAGGGCGAATGGCTCGCGCCCGGCAGCCACCTGGACCTCATCGGCAGCTTCACGCCGCGGATGCGCGAGGCCGACGACGACTGCTTCCGCGGCGCGTCGCTCTACGTCGACACGCCCGAGGCGCTGGTCAAGAGCGGCGAACTGCTGGGGCCGATGTCGCTGGGCGTGTTCGCCGCCGGCGACGTGAAGGGCACGCTGGAGGCGCTGTGCCGGGGCGAGTCGCCCGGCCGCACGAGCGCGGCGGAACGCACGGTGTTCAAGTCGGTGGGCTCCGCGCTGGAGGACCTCGCCGCCGCGGTGCTGGTGTTCACAACGCCGCAGCCCTGAGCGTCTCCACCACCGGCTTGCGCAGCACCTCGCGCAGGCCCCACCAGCCGGCCGCCAGCGCCAGCACCGCGCCGGCCGTCGCGCCGGCCAGCGGCACCCACGGCGACGGCGTCCAGGTGAACTGGAAGACGAACTTCGCGAGCGCCCAGCCCACCGCCATCGCCGCACCCGAGGCCAGGAACCCCGCCAGCGCACCCACGCCCAGCAGCTCGGCGCGCTGCACCTGGCCCAGCAGCTTCGCGCTGGCACCCAGCGCGCGCATCACCGCGAACTCGCGCGACCGCGCCTCGCGGGTGGCCGTGACGGCCGCGAACAGCACGACGAGGCCGGCGGCCAGCGTGAAGCCGAAGAGGAACTCGACCGCCCGCACCACCTGGTCGAGCACCCGCTGCAGCTGGCCGATGGACTGCGACACGTCCACGTTCGTGATGTTCGGGAAGTCGTGGCTCAGGCGGTTGTCGAAGCCGGGCACGTCGGGCGCGCGGAAGGCCGCGATGTAAGTGGACGGCAGGTCGGGCATCTCGGCCTTCGGGTACATCACGAAGAAGTTCGCGCGCATCGAGCCCCAGTCGAGCTTGCGCAGGCTGGTGATGCGCGCCTCGGACATCTGCCCGGCGATGTCGAACCGCAGCGTGTCGCCCATCTTCAGCTTCAGCGTCTCGGCGAGGCCCTCCTCCACGCTGACCGCCCCGTCCTCCTCCGGCGTCCACAGGCCCTGCACGAGCGTGTTGTGCTGGGGCATCGCGGCGGCGTGGCTCAGGTTGAACTCGCGGTCGAGCAGGCGCTTGGCGCGGTCGTCGGTCATCGACTCCGGGTCCACGGCCTTGCCGTTCACGGCCACCAGGCGGCCCCGGATCATCGGGTACCAGTCGTACTTCTTCACGCCGGCCTCGTCCAGCAGCGCCCGGAAGCCCTCGCCCTGCTCCGGCATCACGTTGATCACGAAGCGGTTGGGCGCGTCGGGCGGC
This genomic stretch from Piscinibacter gummiphilus harbors:
- a CDS encoding ornithine cyclodeaminase (catalyzes the formation of L-proline from L-ornithine); the protein is MKIFDTDTTRAALPFDRLVPALARAFADGAEVPSRHVHTPPGGTVLIMPAWQGGYLGIKTINIFPGNAKRGLPGLFATYVLYDATTGEPLAQIDGNEITARRTAGASALAASRLARPDSKRLVVVGRGRVGSLLADAYRAVLPIEHVTVWFRGCGIDLETAVREADIVSCATLATEPVVKGEWLAPGSHLDLIGSFTPRMREADDDCFRGASLYVDTPEALVKSGELLGPMSLGVFAAGDVKGTLEALCRGESPGRTSAAERTVFKSVGSALEDLAAAVLVFTTPQP